In a single window of the Nocardioides sp. L-11A genome:
- a CDS encoding M56 family metallopeptidase: MIAALALLVFAFAVRTAALRMLPDAAWARRAPRLGVLAWQSVTIAVPVSVVLAGLALAVPLLPAVTGDTTGILGACAFLLREHYETPGGIAAGISGLAGALALSGRLAVALADELRVVRRLRIRQRDGLALVSRTDLVPGAWVIDDDRAAIFCIPGHRAQVVVTTAALSVLTPQQRVLALAHEEAHLSGRHHLALSFAAAARRALPRSRLLAAAATEIATLVEMHADDRAARGGERSELAAALVKLAGGPRPEGALAVNGGAAVQRVQRLLATGPALPLRQRWSIQLGVATLCVAPVLIAAAPALEAVLRDYCSVALHA, encoded by the coding sequence GTGATCGCCGCTCTGGCCCTGCTCGTCTTCGCGTTCGCGGTCCGCACCGCGGCCCTGCGGATGCTGCCCGACGCGGCGTGGGCCCGGCGCGCGCCCCGCCTGGGCGTCCTCGCATGGCAGTCCGTGACCATCGCGGTGCCGGTGTCGGTCGTGCTGGCCGGACTCGCCCTCGCCGTCCCTCTCCTGCCCGCGGTCACCGGCGACACCACCGGCATCCTCGGTGCCTGCGCGTTCCTGCTGCGCGAACACTACGAGACACCGGGCGGCATCGCCGCCGGCATCTCCGGTCTCGCCGGGGCCCTCGCGCTCAGTGGCCGGCTGGCCGTCGCCCTGGCCGACGAGCTGCGCGTCGTACGCCGGCTGCGGATCCGCCAGCGCGACGGGCTCGCGCTGGTGAGCCGGACCGACCTCGTCCCCGGCGCCTGGGTGATCGACGACGACCGCGCCGCGATCTTCTGCATTCCCGGCCACCGCGCCCAGGTCGTGGTGACGACGGCAGCCCTGTCCGTGCTCACGCCGCAGCAGCGGGTGCTGGCCCTCGCGCACGAGGAGGCCCACCTGTCGGGACGGCACCACCTGGCCCTGAGCTTCGCCGCCGCGGCCCGCCGGGCACTCCCCCGCAGCCGACTCCTCGCGGCGGCCGCGACGGAGATCGCGACGCTCGTCGAGATGCACGCCGACGACCGCGCCGCCCGCGGCGGCGAGCGCTCCGAGCTGGCGGCCGCACTGGTCAAGCTGGCCGGCGGCCCCCGGCCGGAGGGTGCCCTCGCCGTCAACGGCGGCGCCGCCGTCCAGCGCGTGCAGCGGCTGCTGGCGACCGGCCCTGCCCTGCCCCTGCGCCAACGCTGGTCGATCCAGCTGGGTGTCGCCACGCTCTGCGTCGCGCCGGTCCTGATCGCCGCCGCGCCGGCGCTCGAGGCCGTGCTGCGCGACTACTGCTCGGTCGCCCTGCACGCCTGA
- a CDS encoding cytochrome c biogenesis protein ResB — protein MSRGATRPHRVKRGWLRWTWRTLTSMRTAVILLLLLALAAIPGSLFPQRNVATDPAAVQQFFARNPGLAPWLDRLGLFDVYAAPWFAAIYVLLLVSMTGCVLPRSLRLWRAVRSAPPAAPRNLARMEEHHSWPAGREPAAVLADAARHLRRRRFRVVVTDTEVRAERGYLREVGNLAFHLSLLVLLVGVAVGKLVGFEGRVAVAEGGTFANDRSQYDVFTPSAWTDVDDLVPLTFRLDSFDVEYQTRGTNPGQPRTFDAQLSYRRGDDPTQRRATVRPNEPLDVDETKFFLTGNGYAPLVTVRDGRGEVVFTGPVLFLPLDGNNTSEGVVKAPDAQPAQLAFEGLFLPTADVGPQGPYSMFPDALDPQLFLTAWTGDLGMGDGVPQSVFALDRDGLTQVRAGDEPFSRALSVGETMTLPDGQGSLTFDGVSRFANFQIAYDPGKEIALVAAVLVLVGLTLSLLVRRRRLWVRVTPTPAGGLVEVAGHSLTRRPPAVAEITALVAAVRDTDGPRPPTQEERAR, from the coding sequence ATGTCGCGGGGCGCGACCCGCCCGCACCGGGTCAAGCGCGGCTGGCTGCGCTGGACCTGGCGGACACTCACCTCGATGCGCACCGCCGTGATCCTGCTGCTCCTGCTGGCGCTGGCGGCGATCCCGGGCTCGCTGTTCCCGCAGCGCAATGTCGCCACCGACCCCGCGGCTGTGCAGCAGTTCTTCGCCCGGAACCCCGGGCTCGCCCCGTGGCTGGACCGTCTGGGCCTGTTCGACGTGTACGCCGCGCCCTGGTTCGCGGCGATCTACGTGCTGCTCCTCGTCTCGATGACCGGGTGCGTGCTGCCCCGGTCGCTGCGCCTGTGGCGCGCCGTGCGCAGTGCGCCCCCGGCCGCGCCCCGCAACCTGGCCCGGATGGAAGAGCACCACTCCTGGCCGGCCGGGCGGGAGCCGGCGGCGGTCCTGGCCGACGCAGCGCGGCACCTGCGCCGCCGGCGGTTCCGGGTGGTGGTCACCGACACCGAGGTCCGGGCCGAGCGCGGCTACCTGCGCGAGGTCGGCAACCTCGCCTTCCACCTGTCCCTCCTCGTGCTGCTCGTCGGCGTCGCCGTCGGCAAGCTGGTGGGCTTCGAGGGCCGGGTCGCCGTGGCCGAGGGCGGCACCTTCGCCAACGACCGGTCGCAGTACGACGTGTTCACGCCGTCGGCCTGGACCGACGTGGACGACCTGGTGCCGCTCACCTTCCGACTCGACTCCTTCGACGTGGAGTACCAGACCCGCGGGACCAACCCGGGCCAGCCCCGCACCTTCGACGCGCAGCTCAGCTACCGGCGGGGCGACGACCCGACGCAGCGACGTGCCACCGTGCGGCCCAACGAGCCGCTCGACGTCGACGAGACGAAGTTCTTCCTCACCGGCAACGGCTATGCGCCCCTGGTCACGGTCCGCGACGGGCGCGGCGAGGTGGTCTTCACCGGACCGGTGCTGTTCCTGCCCCTGGACGGCAACAACACGTCGGAGGGCGTGGTGAAGGCGCCCGACGCCCAGCCGGCGCAGCTCGCCTTCGAGGGCCTGTTCCTCCCCACCGCGGACGTCGGGCCGCAGGGCCCGTACTCGATGTTCCCCGACGCCCTCGACCCGCAGCTGTTCCTGACCGCCTGGACCGGCGACCTCGGCATGGGCGACGGCGTGCCCCAATCGGTCTTCGCGCTCGACCGCGACGGGCTCACGCAGGTCCGCGCCGGCGACGAGCCGTTCAGTCGGGCGCTCTCGGTCGGCGAGACGATGACGCTCCCCGACGGGCAGGGGTCGCTGACCTTCGACGGCGTCTCCCGTTTCGCGAACTTCCAGATCGCCTACGACCCCGGCAAGGAGATCGCCCTCGTCGCCGCGGTCCTCGTCCTGGTCGGCCTCACCCTGTCGCTGCTGGTCCGGCGCCGCCGGCTCTGGGTGCGGGTGACGCCGACACCCGCCGGCGGCCTCGTCGAGGTCGCCGGCCATTCGCTCACCCGCCGGCCGCCCGCGGTCGCGGAGATCACCGCCCTCGTCGCCGCCGTCCGGGACACCGACGGTCCGCGGCCGCCCACCCAGGAGGAACGAGCCCGATGA
- a CDS encoding DUF3152 domain-containing protein, whose protein sequence is MVALGALTAAAAGVGAGVLAPDGVDPVADRTPTRAEPSAPPTPVVAQATPLTTAPPAPSDPPPPAAAVVEIPERGPGTFRVAGGRSDVGGDGALLTYTVEVERGLPLRVREIAATVDATLADPRGWTSAEDRSVQRVERDGDLRILVATPDTTDQLCAPLDTGGRLSCRNGERVVLNAWRWVHGADAYAGIAQYRRYLVNHEVGHALGNGHADCDGPGALAPVMMQQTKGLQGCRRNPWPAPGPGR, encoded by the coding sequence GTGGTGGCGCTCGGTGCGTTGACCGCCGCGGCGGCAGGGGTCGGCGCGGGCGTCCTCGCCCCCGACGGCGTGGACCCCGTGGCCGACCGGACCCCGACCCGCGCGGAGCCGTCGGCCCCGCCGACCCCGGTGGTCGCGCAGGCGACACCGCTCACGACCGCTCCCCCGGCGCCGTCCGATCCGCCTCCTCCGGCGGCGGCTGTCGTCGAGATCCCCGAGCGCGGCCCCGGGACGTTCCGGGTCGCCGGCGGCCGGTCCGACGTGGGTGGCGACGGCGCTCTGCTGACCTACACCGTCGAGGTGGAGCGCGGCCTGCCGCTGCGGGTGCGCGAGATCGCCGCGACCGTGGACGCCACCCTCGCCGACCCGCGCGGCTGGACGAGCGCCGAGGATCGGTCGGTGCAGCGGGTCGAGCGGGACGGCGACCTGCGCATCCTGGTCGCGACCCCGGACACCACGGACCAGCTGTGCGCGCCCCTGGACACCGGCGGCCGGCTCTCGTGCCGCAACGGCGAGCGCGTCGTCCTGAACGCCTGGCGCTGGGTCCACGGTGCCGACGCCTACGCCGGAATCGCCCAGTACCGGCGCTATCTGGTCAACCACGAGGTCGGGCACGCCCTCGGCAACGGCCACGCCGACTGCGACGGGCCCGGCGCGTTGGCTCCGGTGATGATGCAGCAGACCAAGGGCCTGCAGGGCTGCCGGCGCAACCCCTGGCCGGCCCCGGGCCCGGGCCGCTAG
- a CDS encoding cation diffusion facilitator family transporter produces the protein MGAGHGHGHAGGRHRWRLAVAFGLVGSFFGVELAVGLWSGSLALLSDAGHMAADVVALGAALAATRIATMTDRTGRKTFGSYRAEVFASGLTVLLMLGAGTYVAVEGIKRIGETVELESGAVMLVGAIGLLINVIALALLRGGAGESINVKGAYLEVVADTVGSVGVIAAGVMIALTGNAWWDTGIALAIAAFVVVRAAMLGREVLNVLGQHAPAGMDPAEVEASLVAVDGVAEVHDLHLWALTSGMNVATAHLVAAPGASREVLVAAQATLREKYGVDHATLQIESDATACSELSW, from the coding sequence ATGGGCGCCGGACACGGCCACGGACACGCGGGCGGACGCCACCGCTGGCGGCTGGCGGTCGCCTTCGGACTGGTCGGCTCGTTCTTCGGCGTCGAGCTCGCCGTCGGGCTCTGGTCGGGCTCCCTGGCCCTGCTCTCGGACGCCGGGCACATGGCCGCGGACGTCGTCGCCCTCGGTGCCGCGCTCGCCGCGACCCGCATCGCCACGATGACCGACCGCACCGGACGCAAGACCTTCGGCTCCTACCGTGCCGAGGTGTTCGCCTCCGGCCTGACGGTCCTGCTGATGCTCGGCGCCGGCACCTATGTCGCCGTCGAGGGCATCAAGCGCATCGGCGAGACCGTCGAGCTCGAGTCGGGCGCCGTGATGCTGGTCGGTGCCATCGGCCTGCTCATCAACGTCATCGCGCTCGCCCTGCTGCGCGGCGGCGCCGGCGAGAGCATCAACGTCAAGGGCGCCTACCTCGAGGTCGTCGCCGACACCGTCGGCTCGGTGGGCGTCATAGCCGCCGGCGTCATGATCGCCCTCACCGGCAACGCCTGGTGGGACACCGGCATCGCGCTGGCCATCGCGGCGTTCGTCGTCGTCCGGGCCGCGATGCTGGGCCGCGAGGTCCTCAACGTGCTCGGCCAGCACGCGCCCGCCGGGATGGATCCCGCGGAGGTGGAGGCGTCGCTCGTCGCCGTCGACGGCGTCGCCGAGGTGCACGACCTGCACCTGTGGGCGCTCACCTCCGGCATGAACGTCGCCACCGCTCACCTGGTCGCCGCCCCGGGCGCCTCCCGCGAGGTCCTGGTCGCAGCGCAGGCGACGCTGCGGGAGAAGTACGGCGTCGACCACGCGACGCTCCAGATCGAGTCCGACGCCACGGCCTGCAGCGAGCTCTCGTGGTGA
- a CDS encoding TlpA disulfide reductase family protein: MRTPPGRRRAVVRTAAIAVLAVLTAGCSANAGGSPTATDRVVEQVPAGDRVRVERFTGTLLDGTAFDSADVAGRVVVYNVWGSWCAPCRTEAPALARVSGDTAAQDVRFVGINVRDNDAAARAFEASYGIAYPSLTTDTSSDALLAFGPSLPPSAVPSTLVVDADGRLAARVIGPVDASTLRALVDDALAEAGAAP; this comes from the coding sequence GTGAGGACACCGCCCGGACGCCGCCGCGCCGTCGTACGCACGGCGGCGATCGCCGTCCTGGCGGTCCTGACCGCCGGGTGCTCGGCGAACGCCGGCGGCTCGCCCACCGCCACCGACCGCGTCGTCGAGCAGGTCCCGGCCGGCGACCGGGTCCGGGTCGAGCGCTTCACCGGCACCCTGCTCGACGGCACGGCCTTCGACAGCGCCGACGTCGCCGGCCGCGTCGTCGTCTACAACGTGTGGGGCTCGTGGTGCGCGCCGTGCCGGACCGAGGCTCCCGCGCTGGCGCGGGTCTCGGGCGACACCGCGGCGCAGGACGTGCGGTTCGTGGGGATCAACGTGCGCGACAACGACGCCGCGGCCCGGGCGTTCGAGGCCAGCTACGGCATCGCCTACCCGAGCCTGACCACCGACACGTCCAGTGATGCACTGCTGGCCTTCGGGCCGTCGCTGCCGCCGAGCGCGGTGCCGAGCACCCTGGTGGTCGACGCCGACGGCCGGCTCGCCGCACGGGTCATCGGTCCCGTGGACGCCTCGACGCTGCGCGCGCTCGTCGACGACGCCCTCGCCGAGGCGGGCGCCGCGCCGTGA
- the ccsB gene encoding c-type cytochrome biogenesis protein CcsB, giving the protein MSAGDETLAQLSNNLVYAAIAVYALAMLAYAAETARRTTTGSAPPSDRARLVGATGTSLTVLGFGLTVGGTVTRGLAAGRAPWGNMYEFVLVCAVAAGGAYLAFLSRRPVRAFGVWVVGLVLLALGLAVTVLYAPAGELVPVLDSYWLVIHVAAAITAGGVFTVGVVAAGLFLVRHRQERRAAASGAAAPRRGYAASLPPASTLEQVAHAAHIFAFPVWTFAVIAGAIWAENSWGRYWGWDPKETWAFITWVCYAAYLHAQATAGWRGVRAAWFAVAGYAAFLFNFFGVNLWITGLHSYAGV; this is encoded by the coding sequence ATGAGTGCCGGCGACGAGACACTCGCGCAGCTGTCCAACAACCTCGTGTACGCCGCGATCGCGGTCTACGCCCTGGCGATGCTGGCCTACGCGGCCGAGACCGCCCGACGTACGACGACCGGATCCGCTCCGCCGTCGGACCGGGCCCGGCTGGTCGGCGCCACGGGCACCTCGCTGACCGTGCTCGGGTTCGGCCTGACCGTCGGCGGCACCGTCACGCGGGGCCTGGCTGCCGGCCGCGCGCCCTGGGGGAACATGTACGAGTTCGTCCTCGTCTGCGCGGTCGCGGCCGGCGGCGCCTATCTCGCCTTCCTGTCCAGGCGGCCGGTCCGGGCCTTCGGGGTGTGGGTCGTGGGTCTCGTGCTGCTCGCGCTCGGCCTGGCCGTCACCGTGCTCTACGCGCCGGCCGGGGAGCTGGTGCCGGTCCTCGACTCCTACTGGCTGGTCATCCACGTCGCCGCGGCCATCACCGCCGGCGGCGTCTTCACGGTCGGCGTGGTCGCCGCCGGCCTGTTCCTGGTTCGGCACCGCCAGGAGCGCCGCGCCGCGGCGAGCGGGGCCGCCGCTCCTCGCCGGGGGTACGCCGCCAGTCTGCCGCCGGCCAGCACGCTGGAGCAGGTCGCGCATGCCGCCCACATCTTCGCGTTCCCGGTGTGGACCTTCGCGGTGATCGCGGGTGCGATCTGGGCGGAGAACTCGTGGGGCCGCTACTGGGGCTGGGATCCCAAGGAGACCTGGGCGTTCATCACCTGGGTGTGCTACGCGGCGTACCTGCATGCCCAGGCGACCGCCGGCTGGCGCGGGGTGCGCGCGGCGTGGTTCGCCGTGGCGGGGTACGCCGCCTTCCTCTTCAACTTCTTCGGCGTCAACCTCTGGATCACCGGCCTGCACTCCTACGCCGGGGTCTGA